DNA sequence from the Leptospira limi genome:
AGTCGGCTTGAAAAAAGTTCAGGCCTGGAACGAAACAAAGCTTCTTTGTCATTTGAATTGATAGCAGGTAAAAATAAAGTGAGCTCTGATGGACTCAATTGTAAAATACTACCACTCCCTTTGTATTTACTCCAATCGGATGCGATCATTTGCACGGTTTGGTCTTGGAGTCCTTCTTTTTGTAAACAACCAAGCCATTCTTCTGTAGCACCTTTTTCATCTCCTAAAATCAGTTTTGCTTTTCCGTATCGATACAAACTATCACCCGTTAGAAGGTAACGTTTTTGGGAATCTTGGATGGATTGGACTTTTTCTGTGATTTCTTTCCATTGGTTGTTCGATGCAAGTAATCGGATTTGTTCATCCAATACTTTTCGACAAATCGGATCTTCTTCCATATTGAGCCGATTCAAAAACTGAATCCGTTCCATTGGAGTTAAAAAGTTTTTTGCTGTGATCTCATTGTACAATTTCCAATAACTCAATTTGAAAAGAGTGGTTTGGAAAGGCATGGATTGAGTGAGAATCTTCCTTACTTCTTCTTCATTTGCATCGGTGACAAAAACACCTCGGATGAGAGATAACAAATACCGAAACCGTTTCTCCTTGTCTCCGTTAGGTGATTTTTCATGGAATTCAATGAGAGTGTATACTTCACTTTCCCTGGATGGAGATGTATTTCTGAAATGAGATTCAATTTCCCCCCATTGGTGGGACTTGATTAGATACTGAAGGTCTGTTTCGGCAAGTAATGATGTTGTGAAAAAGAGAAGAATTCTACTTGCTAACCAAAAATGCCTCATGCATACTTCCTATGATTACGAATTTAGAGAGGGAAGGTTCCCCTCCTTATGAGCTTACAAACAGAATACAAACTGCGCTGGCCAGAATACAGAATTGAATTCCATCCAACAGAAGAAATCCCTAAAAAAGGTTCTCTTCAGGAGTTATGGCCAGACCTACGTGCCTTTTTTTCAGGCAACCAGTCTCGTTTTGCAAACTATCTCTTCTATTTATCGACCGATTTCTCTGGGGGGTTCAGCCTTTGTTCGGTTCTTTCCGAAAATGATGCGAGCTTTCGTTTCCACGATCCTGTTTTACAATCACCTACGGCTTTCCCAAAAACAAGTTTGGATCGGATTTGGAAACTCTGCCAAAACCGTGAATTTGAGGAAATGGAACGAGAGGATTGGGAACTCATTGGTTATGGGCTTTTGTATGAAGGAAATGTTCCTGAATTTCGGAAATGGGTTCTTACTACAAAAGAGTTTTTTGGGCAAACCGATGACAACCGTCGTTTTTTAACCCTTCTCGGTTGGGAATATTCTGAGGTTCCATTTGAGAACTCCGTCTTGCATATGTTAGTTGAATATGCAAAAGGCCAGTTTGAAAAAATCCATTTTCCAACTTTAGTGGATGCAGCCTTACTAGAATCCCATTGGCAACTTGTAGGTGTTTTGTTCCATGCCATTGAACTTGGATTGTTACCTGAAAAGGAATCCTTCCGTGTTTGGAAGTTTATGATTGGATTTTATGAAGAATGGGAATCTTGGGAAAAGGAAAAGTTCCAATTGGTTTCCTATGGTAAAATTCCACCTTTTTCTGCACTTCGGTATGCAAAACGTTATTTGCCTCAACCTGTTTTTTTGAAATACCAAACGGACTTAGAAACGGAACTACGTGGGGATTGGATGAGTGGTAATGAGTTTGGGTATGAACTCTCACATACAATGAACCCTTGTATTGATACTGTCGTGAGGTTTAAGAATGAAGGGGAAGAGTTTGAAAGGGAATTAATATCTGAATATAATTTAAAACCTTATTCTTATCTGATCCCATTACAACTTGCTTGTATCCAGTTTGTGAAAAAAGAATATGATCAGTTTTTAAAACTCTATCAAAAATCAGGTAGGCTCAAACACCTGCCACTGGCTCTCAATCTGTATTGGAGAGTTTTATTAGAAAAAGGGGATAATGGTTTAAGTTCTGCCATCAAACGTTCATTAGAGAATGGTCATGAGTCCATTACATTACCGGAAGGTTGGGAATAAATGCCTCTTACGCAAGAACAGATCATGGAACTCTCCAAATTGCAGAAAATGCTAAGGAATTTGGAGAAAATTGAACGTAATGCAAAAAACGATCTTCAAAAAGAACGTGTAGCCTTTGACATCGAACGTTATAGACGTCGTATGCAAGAAGTTTCACCGGATGGAATTCCAGATAACTTGGAACAAACCATGCGGAATGCGAAAACAAGAGAAGAAAATCCAGAAAACCTCAAACACAAAATTATTTCACAATACCCTGTGATGAAAATCACTCCCAATTCCAATGATAGTGAGATCAACCAAATTGGAACCCTCATCAATATTATGGATTTGGAATATATTCCTATCCTTGGGGATGCTCATATCAAATTTGATTATTCCCATGCCACAGAACGTGACTCTGTATTAAAATACATGGAGAACCTTCGTAGGAATATGAAGATCCTTGTGGAAACAATTGAGGAGTATGCGGCAGCAGACAAACAAGAGTTTCGCGAACAGCTCTCTCGGATGAAAAACAAACAATCTAGGATTTTCATTGCTGAGTCTTTTGAGACCTTGGGTAAGTTCCGTGACTTCCTTGTTGCTGTAAACAATGACATAAAAGATGGAAACAATGTCATCATGAACATGGAAGAGCCTATCAAATTCAATCCACGTTTTGAAAAGGCAACGGTTTTAGAAGGTCGTTCGATCATGGAAGGACTCCGCGAATTTGAGGAATTTGCCGAAGAAGCATGTGATTTGATTCGTCTCCCGTCGTTTCGAAAGTAAAAAAACCTTTTCATTCCTAGGGGGAACGAGGACACTGTGAAAAATCACATACACGGACTCGCAAACGCATGGCATTAGTCAAAAATCAGACCGAAGTTACCAATTCAACTATTGGTGAGAATTCTTACTTCAACGGAAAATTCTTCATCAATGGATCTCTCAAAATTGACGGTAAATTCGAGGGAAAATCCCTCCAAGCCGAACACCTCTACATCGGGGTAACAGGAAAGGTCAAAACCAATATCACAGCTGCGAGTGTGATCGTAGAAGGGATTGTGGTAGGGAACGTTACGGCAAGAAACCGTGTGATGCTCCTTCCTACCTCCAAAATCCTTGGGGACATCAAAACTCCCGAACTCATCATCCAAAATGGGGTGATCTTAGAAGGTCGTTGTATGATTTCGAATGACCTCAAACACAGTGCAAAAGACCTCATCGAATTGGAATACTCCAAAGATTCACTCAGTGTAGAAAAGATTTTTGGGAAACAACCAAACGCCAAAGAATAATTGAAAACCATCTTCATTTCGGAAGGGGACCCGACAAGTATCAATTACGAACTTCTGGGTTCTTCCTTCCCACTCTTAACATCTTTAGGAAAACACCACCGCATTTACCTCATCCGAGGGCCTCACAACCAAACCCTTTCCAAGGCCAAACAGCTCACAAAACCCGTAGACGAACCTGGATTTTATTCGATTGCCTGGGGGACGGGAAAACCCAAATCTTTTGTCCTTGGGAAACCATCCAAAACCTCAGGGAAAATGGCATATGACTCACTCCTTGCGACCATCGACTTCCAAAAACAATTTGGAGGAGATCTTATCACTCTCCCTCTTTCCAAAGAGTGGGTACAAAAAGCTGGGGTGAGGGGATTTCGTGGCCATACGGAAACTTTGGCAGAGACTTACAAACGACCAACTTTTATGATGATGTCTGGGGAAAAGCTGAATGTGATTCCCTTAACCACCCATGTCCCTTTGAAGGATGTTGTGAAAGAACTAAAAACATTCGATTGGAAAGAACTAAAGAATGCCATCCTTCGTTCTCCCTACTTAAACCAACCTACCATCGGTTACCTTGGCTTAAACCCTCATGCAGGAGAAGGTGGAAAAATTGGAACAGAAGAACTCACCATTCTAAAAACGGGAGTTGGTGTGCTCAGAAAAGCAAAATTGACAGTGGAAGGTCCACTTTCTGCTGATTCTGCATTTTTACCGGGAGCGAAGGCGTACGATTTGTATTTGGCAGGTTACCATGACCAAGGTCTCATCCCATTTAAATTGCTTGAAGGAAAGAAGGGTGTGAACATAACCTTAGGTCTGGATTTCACACGAGTGTCCCCTGACCATGGAACTGCCTTTGGCATTGCCGGAAAAAGATGTGCTGATCCCACGGGACTCATCTCCTGTTTAGAACGACTTGTGGAGACAAAATAAAACCAATATGACTCTTTTGGAAACCTTAGCTTTTCCCGTTTTATTCATTTGGTTTGTGGGACTGCTTCTCACTTTTTTCCGAAGGGACCTTGAACCACATTGGAAGTTCTTTTTCTTTCTTGTATTTTGTTTTTACCTAGTTCAATTTTTCCCTGAGTTTTGGTTTGGGGTCACTAGATGGAAGGAAAACCCCAAAGGGGAAGTGCTCCAGTGGATTTCTGCCATGGGGAATTCCATTTATGTGTTTTTGTTTTTTTTATGGCCCCTTGTTCTCATACGAATTTATTATTCCGCATCCAATAATTTAAGTAAAACCTTGATCCCAACACTTGCCTATGGGACGGTTCTGTATTGGGCATTATTTTTTCTTTGGACCTTGTATTCAAAAGAGTTCAATGAATGGCTTCATCAAATATTTGCAAATAAGTAAAGAAAAGGGCGAAAAATGGCAGTTCCATTTATAGATATCAAACGATTTGAACCAGGATTTTTGGACACCTGGAATGAAAAAGTAAAGTCCATGTCAGAAAACGCTCAGTTCATTGGTGGAAATGAAGTGACTGACTTAGAAACAAACCTTGCCACTTGGGCTGAAACCAAATATGCGATTGGTTGTGCGAATGGAACAGATGCCTTACAACTCGCGTTACGCGCTGTTGGTGTGGGTCGTGGTGATAAAGTATTATTACCAGATTCTACTTTTTGGGCAACCTTCGAAGCGGTTGTAAATGTGGGAGGGGATCCTTACACAGTGGATACAAACCCAGTGGATTTACAAATGGATTTCCAAGTGTTCCAAGAAGCGGTCGAAAAAGTAAAACCAAAGGCAGCTCTTGTTGTTCATTTATATGGATGGGGAACTGCAAAGATTGAAGAACTCCGTAAGTTCTGCAAAGAAAAAAATGTAGCCCTCATTGAAGACGGAGCACAGTGTTTTGGTGTTAAACACAATGGAAAATCTCTCTACAAAGAGGCACTGATCTCAACAACTTCCTTTTACCCTGCGAAGGTGTTAGGTGCTGCAGGTGATGGTGGTGCTGTCTTCACGAATGATGAAGAATTATCTGTTGTCACAAGACGCCTTGTAAACCACGGAAGAACTTCGCATTACGAACACGGACTTGTGGGTTGGAACTCAAGACTTGATTCGTTACAAGCAGCATTTCTCAATCTCTCACTAAAACACTTACAAAAGAGAATCGAATCACGAAAGTCTTCACAAAACATCTATTATAAGGAATTACCAGGGCTTGGGATTGGAGTGATCCAACCTCCAAAAGGGTATGATGAAAATGGATATTGTAATGTTACATTGGTGGATCCAGAAGTTCGTCCCAAAATTGAATCTGTCTTAAAAGAAAAAGGAATTGGTTTTGGAAACATCTATCCAGGTGCGATGTCAGACCAACCAGGGGCTAAACCATACCTCATCGAACGATTTGGAAACGAAGGAAATGCCCGCCGGATTTCAAAATCAGTTCTCAACTTTCCACTCTTTGCTTATATGACAAGTTCGGAAATGGATGAAGTGTTGAGTGCAATTAAGGCGTATAACGCTAGTAAATAATGGAAAAACTTCGGGTAGGAGTCTTTTTATTCTTTTTACTCATCCTTGCGGTGTTAACCTTTAGTTTGTCTAAAAGTTGGCGCCTCTATGATGGTGGTTATGAAGTGACTGTGGAAAACCCAGAGTCAAAGGAAAAAGACACCTCACCTGAACCGACTGACAGTTTAGATTTAGAAGATGGGAATGGTAAAATTTATTGGAAACAATACTTTATCTACCCACATGGACTTGTGACCGAATCAGGTGGATTTGGACCTGATGGCATATTAACACATGCGCGTAATTTATATTCAATTAGTTTAAAGGATGGAAAAATCCAAAAACTATTCCCTCATGATGTTTACATTTGGGATTTTTTTGTGGGTGAGTTTTCTAAAAAATCAGTGGCCAACACCATTGATGATCCAAAGGAAGATGTCCTACAAATTGAGAAAAAACTTTTGATCTTCGCTGTGACAGAAGATAGCAATTTGGATGGAGTCCTCAATTACAAAGACCACAAATTTGTGTATCTTTTTGATCCAGAAACAAATAAATTAGATTCTGTTTTACCACAAGGGTATCATTTTAGAAAACTTTTATTTAATTCTTTGAGAAATCACCTAACTTTGATTTTGGGAAAAAATCCTGAACCTCAACAAAAAAATGTTAGGAAAAAACTCCCCGAACCAAACATCAAACTTCATGTATATGATTATGATGTTATCACGACCAAAGGGATCTTGAGTGGTTCATTAGAGTCGCTGACAACTTCTGAACAAATTCATTAAATAAATCATTCTCTCGTAAAGCTTCGCGCACAAACATCATTTAAGTTTCCTACTAATTCAAAATAAAAAACCTCAATTTACATTGGGGTTTTCTTTTTAGTTTAGAAACAAATCAAGGGAAGTGGTTAAACCTGCAGAGTTATAACTCAAGTTGCCTGATCGTTCGGTTTTTGTTTAGGACAAAGCATCCTTTACCAAATCATCTTGTTCCTTTAAGTGAGTGACCACATGTCCACATGCAGGGCTTGGGAATTCTGAACGACCTGCGTAATGCAGACGTTTGTTTTCTGGCATCACTGCTTCGATTCGATCTCTCACAAAGAACCAAGCACCTTGGTTTTTTGGCTCTTCCTGAACCCATACAAATTTTTTCAGTTTTCCGTAACTGGTGATCATTTGTTTGATATGGTTTTCAGGGAAAGGGTAGAGTTGTTCGATACGAACGACTGCTACATTTTCTAATTTTTGGGCATCAATCGCCTTACGTAAGTCATAGTAAACCTTGCCAGAGCAGAAGAGTAACTTTTCTACTTTTTCTGGTTTTGCCACTGGATCCGGAAGGATCTTTTTAAACGCACCCGTTGTGATATCTTCTAAACTAGAAGCTGCATCTTTCAACCGAAGGAGTGACTTCGGTGTCATGATGATGAGTGGTTTTCTAAAACTTTGTAGGATTTGGCGTCGAAGGATATGGAAGTATTGTGCTGGAGTGGTGAGGTTTGCCACTTGGATGTTGTCGAGTGCACATAGTTGTAAGAACCTCTCAAGCCTTGCGGATGAGTGTTCTGGACCTTGGCCTTCGTAACCATGTGGTAATAAACAAACAAGACCCGACATCCTTTGCCATTTGATTTCAGAACTGGAAATGAACTGGTCAAAGATCACCTGCGCGTTGTTAGCAAAGTCGCCAAATTGTGCTTCCCACATCACAAGGCTACTTGGATCCGCAAGGGAATAACCATACTCAAAACCTAAACAAGAGTATTCCGAAAGGGATGAGTTTACAATTTCGATCTTTGCTTGTTTGTCGCTGATATGGTTGAGAAGGGTAAGTTTTTTCCCATTCACAATATCCGAGAGTGTTGCGTGCCTATGAGAGAATGTTCCCCGTTGCGCATCTTGGCCCCCAAGTCGGATTGGAAATCCATTTTCCAAAATGGAACCAAAGGAAAGTGATTCCGCAAATCCCCAATCAATCGGAAGTTCACCAGCCCCCATTTTTTTACGGTCTTCCAACACTTTGATGTGTTTTGGATTGGCTGTAAATCCTTCTGGTAGGGTAGTCACTGCTTTCACAATGCCACCTAATTGTTGTTGGAGGAGTTCCGTATGGACATCAGAATCGAGTGGCTCTTTGGTGTATCTCGACCAAACCCCGCCTAGCGTATCCACTGTAATGCGAGTGTCTTTTTCCTTTGCTTGTTGGAAGGAAGTTTCAAGTCCTTGTTGGATTCCGTCTTTGATGAATTGGATTTCTTCTTTTGTAATGTCCCCACGTTGCAATAAAGTCTCTTCGTAAAGAGAAATAGTTTT
Encoded proteins:
- a CDS encoding LBF_1011 family protein codes for the protein MSLQTEYKLRWPEYRIEFHPTEEIPKKGSLQELWPDLRAFFSGNQSRFANYLFYLSTDFSGGFSLCSVLSENDASFRFHDPVLQSPTAFPKTSLDRIWKLCQNREFEEMEREDWELIGYGLLYEGNVPEFRKWVLTTKEFFGQTDDNRRFLTLLGWEYSEVPFENSVLHMLVEYAKGQFEKIHFPTLVDAALLESHWQLVGVLFHAIELGLLPEKESFRVWKFMIGFYEEWESWEKEKFQLVSYGKIPPFSALRYAKRYLPQPVFLKYQTDLETELRGDWMSGNEFGYELSHTMNPCIDTVVRFKNEGEEFERELISEYNLKPYSYLIPLQLACIQFVKKEYDQFLKLYQKSGRLKHLPLALNLYWRVLLEKGDNGLSSAIKRSLENGHESITLPEGWE
- a CDS encoding bactofilin family protein codes for the protein MALVKNQTEVTNSTIGENSYFNGKFFINGSLKIDGKFEGKSLQAEHLYIGVTGKVKTNITAASVIVEGIVVGNVTARNRVMLLPTSKILGDIKTPELIIQNGVILEGRCMISNDLKHSAKDLIELEYSKDSLSVEKIFGKQPNAKE
- a CDS encoding PdxA family dehydrogenase; the protein is MKTIFISEGDPTSINYELLGSSFPLLTSLGKHHRIYLIRGPHNQTLSKAKQLTKPVDEPGFYSIAWGTGKPKSFVLGKPSKTSGKMAYDSLLATIDFQKQFGGDLITLPLSKEWVQKAGVRGFRGHTETLAETYKRPTFMMMSGEKLNVIPLTTHVPLKDVVKELKTFDWKELKNAILRSPYLNQPTIGYLGLNPHAGEGGKIGTEELTILKTGVGVLRKAKLTVEGPLSADSAFLPGAKAYDLYLAGYHDQGLIPFKLLEGKKGVNITLGLDFTRVSPDHGTAFGIAGKRCADPTGLISCLERLVETK
- a CDS encoding DegT/DnrJ/EryC1/StrS aminotransferase family protein, translating into MAVPFIDIKRFEPGFLDTWNEKVKSMSENAQFIGGNEVTDLETNLATWAETKYAIGCANGTDALQLALRAVGVGRGDKVLLPDSTFWATFEAVVNVGGDPYTVDTNPVDLQMDFQVFQEAVEKVKPKAALVVHLYGWGTAKIEELRKFCKEKNVALIEDGAQCFGVKHNGKSLYKEALISTTSFYPAKVLGAAGDGGAVFTNDEELSVVTRRLVNHGRTSHYEHGLVGWNSRLDSLQAAFLNLSLKHLQKRIESRKSSQNIYYKELPGLGIGVIQPPKGYDENGYCNVTLVDPEVRPKIESVLKEKGIGFGNIYPGAMSDQPGAKPYLIERFGNEGNARRISKSVLNFPLFAYMTSSEMDEVLSAIKAYNASK